A stretch of Henckelia pumila isolate YLH828 chromosome 4, ASM3356847v2, whole genome shotgun sequence DNA encodes these proteins:
- the LOC140866682 gene encoding arogenate dehydrogenase 1, chloroplastic-like translates to MSSPSQNTLKIGIVGFGRFAQFLAKTMIKQGHCITATSRSDYSNLSTQMGVSFFRNMIEFLESENDVILLCTSILSLSQVISTIPLNFLKKPALFADVLSVKEHPRELMLQVLPHETDVLCTHPMFGPDSGKHGWKDLNFMYDKVRIRNEDICSSFLHIFSSEGCKMMEMTCEEHDKLAAKTQFLTHAVGRFLGEMDIARTPIDTLGFQKLVELKETTMRDSFDLFSGLFIHNRFAREELKRLELAFETIKQKLLLKGKDDK, encoded by the exons ATGTCATCCCCTTCACAAAATACCCTAAAAATAGGCATAGTTGGATTTGGGCGCTTCGCACAATTCTTGGCAAAGAccatgatcaaacaaggccattGCATTACTGCCACTTCAAGATCAGACTACTCCAATCTCAGCACTCAAATGGGCGTCTCTTTTTTCAG GAATATGATTGAGTTTCTTGAATCAGAGAATGATGTTATACTGTTATGCACATCAATATTATCCCTGTCACAAGTCATCAGCACAATCCCACTCAATTTCTTGAAAAAACCAGCACTTTTTGCGGATGTACTCTCAGTGAAAGAGCATCCCAGGGAGCTCATGCTACAA GTCTTGCCTCATGAGACGGATGTGTTGTGCACGCACCCGATGTTTGGTCCTGACAGTGGGAAGCATGGATGGAAAGACCTTAATTTCATGTATGATAAAGTTCGAATAAGGAACGAAGATATATGCTCCAGTTTCCTGCACATATTTTCCAGTGAG GGCTGCAAAATGATGGAAATGACTTGTGAAGAACATGATAAATTAGCTGCAAAAACTCAATTTCTCACTCACGCTGTTGGCag ATTTTTGGGAGAGATGGATATTGCTCGAACGCCCATAGACACGCTTGGATTTCAGAAGCTAGTTGAATTG AAGGAGACTACAATGAGAGATAGTTTTGATCTATTCAGTGGCCTGTTTATCCACAATAGATTCGCCAGAGAAGAG CTGAAAAGGTTAGAACTCGCATTTGAGACGATCAAGCAGAAGCTGCTGCTTAAGGGGAAGGATGACAAGTAG